From Saimiri boliviensis isolate mSaiBol1 chromosome 9, mSaiBol1.pri, whole genome shotgun sequence, a single genomic window includes:
- the TP53RK gene encoding EKC/KEOPS complex subunit TP53RK: MAAPRAAVPDGGEEPAPEAEALAAARERSSRFLSGLELVKQGAEARVFRGRFQGRAAVVKHRFPKGYRHPALEARLGRRRTVQEARALLRCRRAGISAPVVFFADYASNCLYMEEIEGSVTVRDYIQSTMEAEKTPQSLSNLAKEIGQVLARMHDEDLIHGDLTTSNMLLKPPLEQLNIVLIDFGLSFISALPEDKGVDLYVLEKAFLSTHPNTETVFETFLKSYSTSSKKARPVLKKLDEVRLRGRKRSMVG; encoded by the exons ATGGCGGCACCCAGAGCTGCTGTGCCCGACGGTGGCGAGGAACCCGCGCCGGAGGCTGAGGCTCTGGCCGCGGCCCGGGAGCGGAGCAGCCGCTTCTTGAGCGGCCTGGAGCTGGTGAAGCAGGGCGCCGAGGCGCGCGTGTTCCGCGGCCGCTTCCAGGGCCGCGCGGCGGTGGTGAAGCACCGCTTCCCCAAGGGTTACCGGCACCCGGCGCTGGAGGCGCGGCTTGGCAGGCGGCGGACGGTGCAGGAGGCCCGGGCGCTCCTCCGCTGCCGCCGCGCAG GAATATCTGCCCCAGTTGTCTTTTTTGCGGACTATGCTTCCAACTGCCTATATATGGAAGAAATTGAAGGCTCGGTGACTGTTCGCGATTATATTCAGTCCACTATGGAGGCTGAAAAAACTCCCCAGAGTCTCTCCAACTTAGCCAAGGAAATTGGGCAGGTTTTGGCTCGAATGCACGACGAAGACCTCATTCATGGTGATCTCACCACCTCCAACATGCTCCTGAAACCCCCGCTGGAACAGCTGAACATCGTGCTGATAGACTTTGGGCTGAGTTTCATTTCAGCACTTCCAGAGGATAAGGGAGTAGACCTCTATGTCCTGGAGAAGGCCTTCCTCAGTACCCATCCCAACACTGAAACTGTGTTTGAAACCTTTCTGAAGAGCTACTCCACCTCCTCCAAAAAGGCCAGGCCAGTGCTAAAAAAATTAGATGAAGTACGcctgagaggaagaaagaggtcCATGGTTGGGTAG